Part of the Jatrophihabitans sp. GAS493 genome, TCAACGAGCCGTCGGTCCCCGCCGTCACGGAGACGTCCTCGGCTCCCGGCGCCGAGTCGGCGACGACTCGATTCGGTCCTCGATCGCTGACCCTGCAACTTGAGCGCTTCGGGCTCCTCGGCCTGCTGCTGGTCGTCCTGCTGGTCTTCAGCCTGAAGAGCAGCCAGTTCCATTCCTCCAGCAATATCAGGATCGTTCTGGGCACCCAGGCCGTCCTGGGGTTGCTGGCGCTGGCCTCCATCGTGCCGCTGATCGCCGGGCAGTTCGACCTGTCGGTCGGCGCGATCATGGGAACAACTTCGATCGTGACGGCCGCGGTAATGTCGCGCTATCACGGCAATCTGGCGCTGGCGATCCTCGTCGCGGTCGGGGTCGGCTTGCTCATCGGCTTGGTCAATGGACTGCTGGTCTCTCGTGTCGGAGTGAGCTCCTTCATCGTCACCCTCGCGTCGGCTACCGTGCTGCAGGGTGTCGTGCAGTGGTACAGCAACGGAGAGACGATCTCTGATGGAATTTCGAAGTCGCTCATCAGCGCCGGCAGCGGCGATGCCCTCGGAATTCCGAAGGGCCTGCTCTGGCTACTGCCCGCGGCCGTGCTGTCCTGGTACATGATCGGTCATACCCCGTGGGGTCGATACCTGACCGCGATCGGCTCCAACGCCCGAGCGGCCAAGCTGGCCGGTCTGCGCGTCGACGGTATGGTGCTCTCATCGTTCCTGTACTCCGGGGCGCTGGCTGGGCTGGCCGGCGTGCTGCAGACCGGCCAGGCCGGATCGGCCGACCCACAGTC contains:
- a CDS encoding ABC transporter permease, coding for MTTEQATINEPSVPAVTETSSAPGAESATTRFGPRSLTLQLERFGLLGLLLVVLLVFSLKSSQFHSSSNIRIVLGTQAVLGLLALASIVPLIAGQFDLSVGAIMGTTSIVTAAVMSRYHGNLALAILVAVGVGLLIGLVNGLLVSRVGVSSFIVTLASATVLQGVVQWYSNGETISDGISKSLISAGSGDALGIPKGLLWLLPAAVLSWYMIGHTPWGRYLTAIGSNARAAKLAGLRVDGMVLSSFLYSGALAGLAGVLQTGQAGSADPQSVLGAMLLPALAAAFLGASAFTPGRFNVWGTLLAVYFVAFTVSGFQFIGAASWIQQVFDGLALAGAVALSTILRRRNGRA